GGTGGTTATGGTTGTTAATGTACCGTGTGGAATTTGAATGTTAATAATCCAAACGGTCAGGTATTAAACCCGGGGGTTGTTAATGTACCGTGTGGAATTTGAATGATGTTTTTGTAAATGGTTGCATCTGTGGACCCACGGTTGTTAATGTACCGTGTGGAATTTGAATGTGATGTAGTGTTTGATTGTGTATTATCGGGGTCAAAGTTGTTAATGTACCGTGTGGAATTTGAATTTTACCGCGTCGAAGTTATGGGCGCTCGGGTCTGTATGTTGTTAATGTACCGTGTGGAATTTGAATTCTCAACTGCTTCTTGGTTTAGCACTATGTTGCTCAGTTGTTAATGTACCGTGTGGAATTTGAATCCTCATAATCTATTTCGTAGTCCGTGCCTTCCGTGTATGTTGTTAATGTACCGTGTGGAATTTGAATTCAGGTGTTGCAACTTCTTCCCTTCTTCTTTGTCTTCGTTGTTAATGTACCGTGTGGAATTTGAATTTTCAGAGTCCACAGCCAGCACCTTTTTGTCCAGAAGTTGTTAATGTACCGTGTGGAATTTGAATCCGTATTTGGATACACTTCTTCCGTGTGGTGAACTGGGTTGTTAATGTACCGTGTGGAATTTGAATGCGACTAATTCTGTCATCACTATAAATAACATCATTTGTTGTTAATGTACCGTGTGGAATTTGAATCATTATGGAATTTTAAATGCTCCTTGTCGTATTCATGTTGTTAATGTACCGTGTGGAATTTGAATGTTTTCTCTTACAAGCGGGAATGGTGGGAGAAAATGCTGTTGTTAATGTACCGTGTGGAATTTGAATCGTAGAGGTAGAGGTGGTAATGGCGGGGGTCGTTTTTGTTGTTAATGTACCGTGTGGAATTTGAATCGAGAACAGCAGATTGCGTTGATGACTGATGATAAGGTTGTTAATGTACCGTGTGGAATTTGAATATAGGGTATAGTTCTTTTATATTTGTGTTATATTTGTGTTGTTGATGTGGCATGCCCAATTTAAGCTTTTTGAAGCCCCACTTTAAAAAACTTTCTTTTTATATCCAGCATTAAAGCACTTGCAACAAATATGGAAGACAGAGTACCAACAGCTATACCTATAACAAAGGCAAACATTATATTAGACAAAACAGGACCGCCCAAGAGGAATAAGGCAAAAGCCACTACAAAAACTGTCATAGAGGTCATAAGAGTTCTCGCTAAAGTTTGATTTATTGACAAATTTATTATCTGTTTAAGGTCTGCTGTCTTTCTAATCTTCAAGTTCTCCCTTATCCTGTCAAAAACCACAACTGTGTCTGATACAGAGTAACCAGCAACTATAAGAAAGGAAGCCACTACATCAAGATTTATCTCCTTCTGCGTAAGAGAGTAAGCGCCTATAACTACAAGCACATCGTGAGCGAGAGCGATTATACCGCTAAGAGACCATACGGGTTCAAACCTGTATCCTAAATAAAGGAGTATTCCACCTATAGCTACGAGAAGTGACCACATGGCTTTTTTCCTAAGTTCACTGCTTATAACTCCACCTATGGTTTCCATACTTACTATTTCTGCATTCCCGAGCTTTCTGAGAGCATCAAGAGCTTTTTCCTTTGGTTCTCCAATTTTGAGTTTTACTAAGACAGTACCGGAAGCTGTATCTTGAACTTGCACAGAGCTTAATCCTGCTTTTTCCACAGCCTCTCTCACTTTACCTATGTCAACTTTTGGGAAGTATCTTACCTCTATTACCGTTCCTCCAGTGAAGTCAAGTCCAAGATTGAGACCTTTCCAGTAAAGTGAAAGGATGCTTACGATCACTAGAACCGCAGAGATTACATACGCATAAAACCTCAAAGCCATAAAGTCTATCTGTTTCATATAGGAGTATTTTACAATATTTCTAAACTCCTGATACTCTTTTCTTTTAGGAGTTTATTTAGAAGTATGTATTTCATCTCTTGCGTAAGCTCACTTTCTACGCTTATCTGAAATCCACCATTTATTTTTGATATCTTCCGTAATCTAAAGTTACCTATAAGATCCCTCAAGTAAGATATAGGATCTTCCACATAATCAATAGTTATATCTATTACATACCTGTTACCTGTGTTGATAAATTCCCTCTCTATCTTGCTCATTATGGAAAGGGTAAGAAGTAAAAGTAGGAACGCAAACACAGATAAAAGATACATACCCGCACCTATGGAAAGACCTATACCGGCTGTTGTCCAAAGGCTTGCCGCTGTGGTAAGACCTTTTATGGAAACACCTATCCTTATGATAGCGCCTGCGCCAAGAAACCCTATACCAGTTATAACTTGGGAAGCTATCCTTGAAGGATCAACGCCTGTCCCTTGACCGTACGAGTAAGGTATATACAGAGAAAGTATGCTCATAAGAGCAGAGCCGAGTGCAAGGACAGAGTGAGTCCGAAAACCTGCCGGTTGTCTTCTCTTTTCTCTCTCCAACCCAATGAGAGATCCAGCAATAAAGGAGAGAGAAAGCCTCAACAAACCTTCCCAAAGAGGGAAAGGTAAATGTTCCGCAAAATTCATACCACCATTTTAGATTAGGGTGAGCTTTCTGTAAAGACCTTAGTGCTATCACAAATATACTTTTCCAAAACTTCTTCCGTTTTTCCCATCTCACGTATAGTGTGATTGTCTATCCACATTACCCTGTCACACACGCTTCTTATTTCCTCAATAGAGTGCGAGACAAAGATCATAGTAACTCCCTTATCCTTAAACTCTTTCATTTTTTTCAGGCATTTCTTCTGAAAATTTACGTCACCCACAGCCAGAACCTCATCTATGAGGAGTATGTCAGGATCAAGATGCGCCACTACGGAAAAGGCAAGTCTCGCTACCATACCTGAGGAATAAGTCCTTAGGGGTTGGTCAATAAATTCACCCAGTTCCGAAAATTCTATTATGCTGTCCATTTTTTTCATAACTTCTTTTCTCGTCATACCCATAAGAACACCGTTGAGGATTATATTTTCCCTACCTGTCAACTCTTTGTGGAATCCCGCACCAAGCTCCAAAAGTGGGTAAACTTTCCCCCTGACTGTAATTTTACCCTTTGTGGGCTTTATTACACCTGCTATCAAACCCAGTATGGTACTTTTACCCGCACCGTTTTTACCTATTATCCCAAATGTTTCACCTTTATAGACCTCAAAGGATACATCTCTGAGAGCTTCAAAGTGACGATTTCTCAGCTCCCTGAGGGATGAAGGTAGAGTCAGTAAGAACTTTTTTAATCCTGCGGTCATGTGAGAATAAAAAGGATAAGACTTACTTACCCTTTCAAAAATGATGACCGTTTGGTTCATTACAAAACCTCTGCGAACTTCCAAGACAGCTTCTTAAAAAGTGCGTAACCTGAAAGAAATATAACGAAAGCGTAGAAATAGCTTAGCAACATAAAGTGAATGTCAAGAGGCTCATCCAAGAATAATCTTCTCCAGTTTATCAAGAGTCCGGATATAGGATTGAGATAGAGTATGTATCTGTAATTATGCGGTATCATATCCTCACTGTAAATGACGGGTGTCAAGTAAAACAAAAGGGTAAGAAGTATACTCACCAGCCTATCTAAATCACGAAAAAAAAGATGCAGAGAAGAAACCACAAGGGATACACCGTAGTTAATCATAAATTGTGGCAAAAAAAGGCATATCAAATATAAGACAAACCAAAGACTCGGACTTTTATCATAAAAATACATAAAAAGTAATATGACCGGCAATGATAGGAGAAAGTGCAAAGAGTGATTTATAACTGACGAGAGAGGTATAAGCTCTCTGGGAAAGTTAAGCTTTTTTATAAGAGAAGCGTTATCCATAAGCACAAAAAGGGAAGAGCTTACCGAGTTAGAAAACCACTGCCAAGGGAACAATCCCGTTATTAAAAAGAGAGGATAGTCCTCCAGTCTAACTTTCATAAAAACTTTAAAGGCTAAGTAAAACATTAAAGCGAAGGCAAGGGGATGCATAACAGACCAAAAATACCCAAATACGCTATTTTTGTACCTGACCTTTATTTCCTTCTGGGTGAGAACATATACAAGATCAAACAGATACACGATCATAGGAAAATTATAAAACTGACTGTAGAGATTACGTTTTATCGTTATGATAAAGATCATAAAATAAGACCCTAACAATCTCTATAATGGTGGTATGGAAAAGCTCAGGTGTTTGGTTATAGACCTTGAAGGAACTACCAAAGAGATAACACAGAGACTCAACGAGGTTATTTCAGGTATAGAACAAGAAGGGGGAACCGTTAAAGATGTGAAGGTTACTCACGCGAGAGAACATGGTATAGATGGTTTTGTGGTACTCTACACGATAACTTATAAAGTATCCAGAGAGATATCAGAGGAATGATAATTGAGGTGAGAGCAAAACCTAAAGCAAAAAAGGAGTATGTGAAGGTAATTGCTGACAGTTTGTATGAAGTTGCGACTAAAGAGCCTCCGCAAGAGGGGAGAGCTAACGAAAGGATAGCTGAGCTTCTTTCCGAACACTTTGGCATACCCAAAAACCGTGTAAAACTGATAAAAGGAGAAAGGTCAAGGGTTAAACTTTTTCGGTTAGATTTATGATATCCGCTGGTTTTGAAAGAATAAAGTCGGGTTTTACACCATCCAATCTTACATAACCCCATGTTGCAAGTGCTGTCCAGACACCTGCATCTTTACCTGCACGCACATCGGCATCCGTATCACCTATCATTATGGCATGCTCATTGTCCACATTCAAAGAGTCCAACACTTTTCTTACAGGCAATGGGGAAGGTTTTTTTTCTGGAAAAGTGTCTCCGCCTACTATAATGTCAAAGTACTGGGAAAGATTTAGTCTTCTAAGTATTTCAACAGAAAGATCTTCCATCTTGTTGGTTACAACAGCAAGGTAATTTCCTTCTGCCTTAAGGTACGTCAAAACCTCTTTGATACCTTCGTAAGACCTCGTGTAAACTACCGGGTTCTCCCTGTAATATTTCCTAAAAAGCTTCAGAGCAATTTCCACCTCATTGTCTGGAAAAAGCTTCTCTATAAGCTTTCTCGCTCCACCTCCGATCAATTTCTTTATATCTTCAGGACACACCTCATCTTTTCCCAGATCACGAAGTACGCTGTTTACACACATGCCTATATCTAAGTGAGAGTCTATAAGTGTTCCGTCAAGATCAAAAATGAAAAGCTTCAGGCGCATTTCCTCTCTTTCAGATATTCCTGAAGCTTTTTCCTTGTATATTCGTTATCCTTAACGTAGTCCAAAACGCACGCAAAAGTTTCAGGTTCTAAATAACCGGGGATGCTGAGGACTATGTCACCCTTTCTGTCGTAAAAGAGAAGGTAAGGGAAAGAATTTACACCCAACATCTTTGCAATCTGATTTTCTTCACTTACACCCTCTTCCTTACCGAACTTGTATCTGACCTTTGCGTTACTTTCATAAAGTAGCTTGTATACATCTATACCCGCAAGAGCCTTCTTTAACCTTTCATCACTGCGCATGTCTTTATCCAACTGCTTGCAATAAATACAGCTCTCACTCTCCACTATTAGGAGATTGTGTTCACCCTTAGGTGTTATATCTTTTATCTCTGCGGAACTTTGGCTTTTGCTCGTTTTACAGGAAAAAAGTGTTATCATCAAAAGGATAAATATAGGAACTAACTTTCTCATACTGAATATTTTATGCATAGCTAACTCTTCAGACAAGTTCAAGAAGTCATTGTGTTATCATTTTTTTCTATGAAAGACAGTCCTCTTTTGAAAAGTTTAAGAGGGGAAATCTTAGAGAGATTTCCTGTGTGGCTTATGCGTCAAGCAGGAAGGTATATGAAGGAATATAGGGAATTAAGGAAAAAGGAGAGAGACTTTTTAAGCTTCTGTAAAAATGTAGAACTGGCTATTAAGGTAAGTCTTCTCCCCCTTGAACTTCTGGGTGTTGATGCTTTGATAATATTCTCGGATATACTTGTCCCCCTTGAGCCTATGGGTGTTTCTGTTGAGTTTAAGAATGGGGAAGGTCCCACAATTTTCTGGAATGGGAATATCAAAAGCCTCAAGAGGATATCTTATAACTCCGTGGAGTTTGTCAATGAGATAATAAAAGGTGTTAAATCTGCTCAAAAGGAGGTCCCGATTATAGGGTTCTGCGGTGCGCCTTTTACCTTACTCTCATACATGATAGAGGGTGGATCAGGGAAAGAAGTGAAGAACACCAAGTTATACATGTGGAAAGGAGAAGGATACCACACCTTGATGAATCTGCTTGTGGAAAACCTACTTGAGTATGTTAAAGGGCAGGTTCTCGCCGGTGCGGACATCATCCAGATTTTTGACAGCTGGGCTATGTACCTTCCTTATGAGGACTACAAAGATTATGCGGAAACGTACCTAAGGAAACTTTTTGAGGGAATAAAAAAACAGTTTGATGTACCACTCATTTATTTTTACAGAGGTTCTGGTTCTTTTCTGCACGTCTTGGAGGATCTTCCCGTAGATGCTATCTCTGTTGACTGGACTGTTGATATGGTCGGTGCTATGAAGGACATTAAAAAAGCTTTTCAAGGAAATCTTGATCCGAGCGTGTTATACACCGATGAAGACACAATACAGAGGAAGGTACTTGAACTTCTCAGGTGTATCCCGAGAAAGACGAAGTATATCTTTAACCTCGGACATGGGCTTATGCCTGATATGGATTTTCAAAAGGTTAAACTCCTTGTAGATACAGTAAAAAGCTACAAAATAGCATGATAAGAGAGGGAAAAGTCTTTCTTGATATAAAGCTACCTCAGGTTATATCCTCGCGTATGCCTGTCTTTTACAACCCTGATATGGTTGTAAACAGGGATATGAGTCTTTTGATCGTTTTAGCTTTTGTCGGTGAAGGTGCTGTTGTATGTGATCCAATGGGCGCAAGCGGTGTGAGGAGTCTTAGGTTTCTCCTTGAGGCAGGGGCATCCAAAGTCATATACAACGATATAAACCTAAAAGCTTTGGAGGAATTTAAAAGACTTATAGAGATAAATGGTGCTGATGGTTCTAAAATAGAATTCTATTCGGAAGATGCCTCTTTGCTTTTGAGAAAGCTGAAGGGATGTGACTATGTGGATATAGATCCTTTTGGATCGCCTGTAACATTCTTAGAGAGTGGGATTCTCCCCGTGAAGAGATCCGGTCTTTTAGGTGTTTCCGCGACAGACACCGCGGTGCTTTCTGGAACTTATCCTTTGACGTGTATAAGAAGATACGGTTCAAAACCGTTGCTTGAAGCTGAATTTTACCACGAAGTAGGTATAAGGATACTCATAAAAAAGGTTGTAGAAGAAGGAGCTAAAATGGATTTTGCCATTATACCTATATTTTGTTACTCTCACAAGCATCACTTTAAAGTCTTCTTCAAAAAGGAGTTAGGTGCAAGGAGAGCTGATGAAGTATTGAAAAATCTTGGATACATCACATACTGTTCAAACTGTCTGTATAGGGAAGTTGCGCGCTTGGAAAGTATGAAAGAGTTCTGTCCAATTTGCACAAATAAAATGCTCTATGCTGGACCTTTGTGGATCGGTAAGCTCTGGGATGAAAAGCTCGTAGATAAAGTATGGGAGCTGAAAGATAGGATCATCCTAAGTCAAAATAGTCTAAAACTCCTCAAAAGAATAAAGGAGGAGGCAAAGAAACAAACTGTGGGCTTTTACACACTTTCTGCAATAGGAGAAAGGTTAAAAGTAAGCAACCTACCTACACTGAAAAAGATAATTTTCCTCACAGATGGTACAAGAACTCACTTTAGTGGAGAAGGCTTTAGAACGCTTTTGAATCATAGAGATCTTCTCAAACTTGTGGAGAACATAAAAGGATGAGCTATTACAGAGAACTCAAAGACAGCATTCTTTCTCTGAAGGAGGTTTTCTTTTTATCACCGAGGGAGATATGGTTTTTGAAGTTTCTGGAAGATGCGGAATATCCCCTGGAGGTTGTAAAAGAAGGCATAGAAGAGTTTTATCTGAGTATCTCTCCAGAAAAAAGGTCAAAAACGCCGCTGTTTTTCTCTTTTGAATATGTAAAAAGAGCGTACGAAAGATACGCACTCAAAAGAGGAAGGCAAGTAAAAATGAATTGGCTTAAAATATACAAGGAAAAGTTGGAAAGTGTTAAACATCTCTTAAAGGATGCAAATCTTCCCAAAATAGAACCAAAGGATGAAGCACAGGCTGAGAATATATTAATATCTATTGAAAATGTATTGGTAAAAAGGCTCTGGGAAGCTATGCCAAAAGAGAAAAAAAATAAAATTCTTAGAAAATACTCCCAATTTAGAGAGAACGAAGAGCTTTTTAAACTCATGATAAAGCATGAGATCATGAAAAACTATGGTATAAAACCGCTGTCTCTTTATGTTTCCTGATCTTCCGCTATACTGACAGCTTTCATAAGAGCCTTTGCCTTATTTACACTTTCCCACCATTCCTTTTCTGGCTGAGAATCTGCCACTATACCTGCACCAGCTTGAATGAAAACTTCTTCTCCTCTCAATACAGCCGTTCTTATTGCTATCGCCATATCCATATTGCCTTGGAAGGATATGTAGCCTACAGAACCTGCGTACACACCTCTCCTCTCTGGCTCCAGTTCTTCTATGATCTGCATGGCTCTGACTTTTGGAGCGCCAGATACTGTTCCAGCAGGAAAGGTAGCCTTGATAACATCTACAGCATCCAAACCATCCTGCAGTTCACCTATAACATCGCTTACTATATGCATCACGTGAGAGTATCTTTCCACCCTCATAAAGTCTTTTACCTTTACGCTTCCCGGTTTGGATACTCTTCCTATATCGTTTCTTGCAAGATCAACGAGCATTAGGTGTTCCGCACGCTCCTTTTCGTCTCTCAAAAGATCCTCTTCCAATGCTCTATCTTCTTCTTCCGTCTGCCCTCTCCTTCTCGTTCCTGCTATAGGTCTCGTCTGTATTTTCCCTTCCTCAAGTCTTACAAGCACCTCAGGTGAAGATCCTATAACTTTTATATGACCTAAATCCAGATAGTACATGTAAGGTGAGGGATTCAAAAATCTAAGCACCCTATATATGTCTTCAGGTTTTCCCCTAAACGCCTTACTAAATCTCACGGATGGTACAACTTGAATAACATCACCTGAAGCTATGTATTCTTTTGCTTTAATTACAACCTCTTTAAACTCTTCCTTACTCATGTTGCAATGCCACTGAGACAGATCAGGCTCCTTGTCCCTGTAGTTTACCGGAAAAACGTACTTTCTAAATATATCCTCCTTTACGGATTGTATGCTCGCCTTTGCCTTCTCATATTCTTTCTCAATATCCGTGTCTGTAAACAAAGGAGAAAGGATCTTTATCTTACCCGTAAGGTTATCATGTATTATCACAAGATCGGTAAGTACCATAAATATGTCATAAATCCCGATGGTATCGGGTTTTTCGTCCTTTACAGGTTCGTAGTATTTTACTATGTCATAACTTATGTATCCTACAAACCCTCCCCAAAAGCGTGGTAACCTATTATCCCTATAAGGAGTGAAACTTTTCGTAAGTGTTCTGAGTATATTGAGAGGATCCTTACTCTCAAAACACCATACCTTACCCCTTTTAAATATCTCACCGTACCCCTTTCTGTATTTGAAGGTAAAAGAGGATGACCTTATTATAAAAGAGTATCTCCCCCATTTTGTACCTCCCTCAGCACTTTCCAGAAGGATGTTGTACTGTCCTTCCTTTCTTAACTTGAGGAAAAGAGAGAGTGGGGTTTCCGTATCAGCAAGAACCTCGGTAAATAATGGTATAACACTGTAGTTCTTTGAAAGTTCCTTTACATCTTCCAAACTAAAGCTCAGCATAAAAAGATTTTATCACCTGTCCTTCGGGAGAGTGACCTACTCCATCTTATAGAAGATGGAGCTTCTTGCTGTTTTTTGTTAAAGAGGCTTCTCATCATTTAAGTATACTATCCCTTTTATAACACGGTACATATAATAAATGAACATAGCAGAAAGTACTACAAAACCTATAAAGACAGGTATAGTTAATATTCCAAGAATGCCTACTATTAAGGTGATCCAAAAAGTTTTTATCTGATAGTTAAAGTGGGACTCAATGTAAGTACCTTTAGCATCTTCCCTCTTGATGTATGCTACTATAACACCTGCTACGATCGGAATAAACCCGATGAACAGTCCAGCCATATAAAGTATATAAACGAGTAAGGCGTTATTCCTCAGCCTCTTAATGGATAGATCCCTGCCTTCCATATTACCACCTGACTTTATTTTAGATTAAACTAACTTTATAATGGATGAAGGAAAGATGGAAGGCTATTGGTAGCCTATTAGAAGGAGAGTTTGATCTCATAGTTCAAGCAAGTTACGAAGGGTGGGGTGCAGGTTACGATCCCAAGTTTCTACCTTTATTGGAAATGTGGGCAAGGGGGGAACTGCAGGACATACCATCGCACGTCAAAAAACCCTTAGGTGTGGTCTTTAGCATACCGGATCTTTTAAGAAAGAGTGAGGAATACATAGTGAATTCAGTAAGACACGAGATAAGCTACCTTCTAAACGCTGACCTTCCCATATGGAGGGCTGGGCAGAGGGAGTTTTTCAGATTCGGTTACCAACCAACTGCCTTCGTTGTGCTTTATGCTGTGCTTGAGTCTATTAAAGCTGATGAACGTATCCTTAAGGACCACCCTGACAGCAGGTATATTTTAAAGCGCAGATACGAAGAGATACTCGCAAGCTTAAGGGATATTTACCCTTATCACGAGTTCGCTTTAGGGTTTTTGAAGCTATGGCTTTCAAATCCTGAGGAGGTGCACCCAACTGTTCGCAGGCTCGTTTTATCCCTTGAGAGCTTTCTTAAAGATTACTTAGCCGCAGATAGTCAGCAAGCTTATTCCCTTCTTATGGAGGATGTATTTGGTAAGTACAGGGTATGTATAGAAGAGTCATCAGAACTCAATTATATAGATATGCTCATTGAAGAGGCGTCTGGAAAGAGGAAAGAAGGGCATAAAGGTAGGATAATGACAGA
The sequence above is drawn from the Hydrogenobacter sp. genome and encodes:
- the secF gene encoding protein translocase subunit SecF produces the protein MKQIDFMALRFYAYVISAVLVIVSILSLYWKGLNLGLDFTGGTVIEVRYFPKVDIGKVREAVEKAGLSSVQVQDTASGTVLVKLKIGEPKEKALDALRKLGNAEIVSMETIGGVISSELRKKAMWSLLVAIGGILLYLGYRFEPVWSLSGIIALAHDVLVVIGAYSLTQKEINLDVVASFLIVAGYSVSDTVVVFDRIRENLKIRKTADLKQIINLSINQTLARTLMTSMTVFVVAFALFLLGGPVLSNIMFAFVIGIAVGTLSSIFVASALMLDIKRKFFKVGLQKA
- a CDS encoding MgtC/SapB family protein, translating into MNFAEHLPFPLWEGLLRLSLSFIAGSLIGLEREKRRQPAGFRTHSVLALGSALMSILSLYIPYSYGQGTGVDPSRIASQVITGIGFLGAGAIIRIGVSIKGLTTAASLWTTAGIGLSIGAGMYLLSVFAFLLLLLTLSIMSKIEREFINTGNRYVIDITIDYVEDPISYLRDLIGNFRLRKISKINGGFQISVESELTQEMKYILLNKLLKEKSIRSLEIL
- a CDS encoding ABC transporter ATP-binding protein, translated to MNQTVIIFERVSKSYPFYSHMTAGLKKFLLTLPSSLRELRNRHFEALRDVSFEVYKGETFGIIGKNGAGKSTILGLIAGVIKPTKGKITVRGKVYPLLELGAGFHKELTGRENIILNGVLMGMTRKEVMKKMDSIIEFSELGEFIDQPLRTYSSGMVARLAFSVVAHLDPDILLIDEVLAVGDVNFQKKCLKKMKEFKDKGVTMIFVSHSIEEIRSVCDRVMWIDNHTIREMGKTEEVLEKYICDSTKVFTESSP
- a CDS encoding ABC transporter permease, which gives rise to MIVYLFDLVYVLTQKEIKVRYKNSVFGYFWSVMHPLAFALMFYLAFKVFMKVRLEDYPLFLITGLFPWQWFSNSVSSSLFVLMDNASLIKKLNFPRELIPLSSVINHSLHFLLSLPVILLFMYFYDKSPSLWFVLYLICLFLPQFMINYGVSLVVSSLHLFFRDLDRLVSILLTLLFYLTPVIYSEDMIPHNYRYILYLNPISGLLINWRRLFLDEPLDIHFMLLSYFYAFVIFLSGYALFKKLSWKFAEVL
- a CDS encoding DUF167 domain-containing protein; protein product: MIIEVRAKPKAKKEYVKVIADSLYEVATKEPPQEGRANERIAELLSEHFGIPKNRVKLIKGERSRVKLFRLDL
- a CDS encoding HAD-IA family hydrolase, coding for MRLKLFIFDLDGTLIDSHLDIGMCVNSVLRDLGKDEVCPEDIKKLIGGGARKLIEKLFPDNEVEIALKLFRKYYRENPVVYTRSYEGIKEVLTYLKAEGNYLAVVTNKMEDLSVEILRRLNLSQYFDIIVGGDTFPEKKPSPLPVRKVLDSLNVDNEHAIMIGDTDADVRAGKDAGVWTALATWGYVRLDGVKPDFILSKPADIINLTEKV
- a CDS encoding thioredoxin fold domain-containing protein, whose protein sequence is MRKLVPIFILLMITLFSCKTSKSQSSAEIKDITPKGEHNLLIVESESCIYCKQLDKDMRSDERLKKALAGIDVYKLLYESNAKVRYKFGKEEGVSEENQIAKMLGVNSFPYLLFYDRKGDIVLSIPGYLEPETFACVLDYVKDNEYTRKKLQEYLKERKCA
- the hemE gene encoding uroporphyrinogen decarboxylase — protein: MKDSPLLKSLRGEILERFPVWLMRQAGRYMKEYRELRKKERDFLSFCKNVELAIKVSLLPLELLGVDALIIFSDILVPLEPMGVSVEFKNGEGPTIFWNGNIKSLKRISYNSVEFVNEIIKGVKSAQKEVPIIGFCGAPFTLLSYMIEGGSGKEVKNTKLYMWKGEGYHTLMNLLVENLLEYVKGQVLAGADIIQIFDSWAMYLPYEDYKDYAETYLRKLFEGIKKQFDVPLIYFYRGSGSFLHVLEDLPVDAISVDWTVDMVGAMKDIKKAFQGNLDPSVLYTDEDTIQRKVLELLRCIPRKTKYIFNLGHGLMPDMDFQKVKLLVDTVKSYKIA
- a CDS encoding tRNA (guanine(26)-N(2))-dimethyltransferase; this encodes MIREGKVFLDIKLPQVISSRMPVFYNPDMVVNRDMSLLIVLAFVGEGAVVCDPMGASGVRSLRFLLEAGASKVIYNDINLKALEEFKRLIEINGADGSKIEFYSEDASLLLRKLKGCDYVDIDPFGSPVTFLESGILPVKRSGLLGVSATDTAVLSGTYPLTCIRRYGSKPLLEAEFYHEVGIRILIKKVVEEGAKMDFAIIPIFCYSHKHHFKVFFKKELGARRADEVLKNLGYITYCSNCLYREVARLESMKEFCPICTNKMLYAGPLWIGKLWDEKLVDKVWELKDRIILSQNSLKLLKRIKEEAKKQTVGFYTLSAIGERLKVSNLPTLKKIIFLTDGTRTHFSGEGFRTLLNHRDLLKLVENIKG
- the trpE gene encoding anthranilate synthase component I; translated protein: MLSFSLEDVKELSKNYSVIPLFTEVLADTETPLSLFLKLRKEGQYNILLESAEGGTKWGRYSFIIRSSSFTFKYRKGYGEIFKRGKVWCFESKDPLNILRTLTKSFTPYRDNRLPRFWGGFVGYISYDIVKYYEPVKDEKPDTIGIYDIFMVLTDLVIIHDNLTGKIKILSPLFTDTDIEKEYEKAKASIQSVKEDIFRKYVFPVNYRDKEPDLSQWHCNMSKEEFKEVVIKAKEYIASGDVIQVVPSVRFSKAFRGKPEDIYRVLRFLNPSPYMYYLDLGHIKVIGSSPEVLVRLEEGKIQTRPIAGTRRRGQTEEEDRALEEDLLRDEKERAEHLMLVDLARNDIGRVSKPGSVKVKDFMRVERYSHVMHIVSDVIGELQDGLDAVDVIKATFPAGTVSGAPKVRAMQIIEELEPERRGVYAGSVGYISFQGNMDMAIAIRTAVLRGEEVFIQAGAGIVADSQPEKEWWESVNKAKALMKAVSIAEDQET
- a CDS encoding DUF4870 domain-containing protein translates to MEGRDLSIKRLRNNALLVYILYMAGLFIGFIPIVAGVIVAYIKREDAKGTYIESHFNYQIKTFWITLIVGILGILTIPVFIGFVVLSAMFIYYMYRVIKGIVYLNDEKPL